The following coding sequences are from one Salvia hispanica cultivar TCC Black 2014 chromosome 3, UniMelb_Shisp_WGS_1.0, whole genome shotgun sequence window:
- the LOC125211873 gene encoding RNA polymerase II transcriptional coactivator KELP-like isoform X1, with protein sequence MDEETRNKIEETVLEILKNSNMDETTEFKIRKSASEKLGMDLSDPTRKKLVRGIVETYLTEQQAKAEEEAEEEEEEDGGRKPGEKEYDDEGGLIVCRLSDKRRVTLSEFRGKTLVSMREYYKKDGKELPTAKGISLTAEQWASFYKNVPGIEKAIKKMESR encoded by the exons ATGGACGAAGAAACACGTAACAAAATCGAGGAGACGGTTTTGGAAATCctcaaaaattcaaacatgGACGAAACCACCGAATTCAAAATCCGCAAATCCGCCTCCGAGAAGCTAGGAATGGACCTCTCCGACCCTACCCGGAAGAAGCTCGTCAGGGGGATCGTGGAGACGTACCTTACCGAACAACAGGCTAAAGCGGAGGAAGAAGccgaagaggaagaggaggaagacgGCGGCAGAAAGCCAGGCGAAAAGGAGTACGATGACGAGGGCGGCCTCATTGTTTGCCGC TTATCTGACAAGAGAAGAGTGACACTCTCTGAATTTAGAGGGAAGACTCTGGTTTCCATGAGGGAGTATTACAAGAAAGATGGCAAAGAACTTCCAACAGCCAAAG GAATAAGCTTGACAGCCGAGCAGTGGGCCTCCTTCTATAAGAATGTACCTGGTATAGAGAAGGCCATCAAGAAGATGGAATCGAGATGA
- the LOC125211873 gene encoding RNA polymerase II transcriptional coactivator KELP-like isoform X2 has protein sequence MDEETRNKIEETVLEILKNSNMDETTEFKIRKSASEKLGMDLSDPTRKKLVRGIVETYLTEQQAKAEEEAEEEEEEDGGRKPGEKEYDDEGGLIVCRLSDKRRVTLSEFRGKTLVSMREYYKKDGKELPTAKVCVQE, from the exons ATGGACGAAGAAACACGTAACAAAATCGAGGAGACGGTTTTGGAAATCctcaaaaattcaaacatgGACGAAACCACCGAATTCAAAATCCGCAAATCCGCCTCCGAGAAGCTAGGAATGGACCTCTCCGACCCTACCCGGAAGAAGCTCGTCAGGGGGATCGTGGAGACGTACCTTACCGAACAACAGGCTAAAGCGGAGGAAGAAGccgaagaggaagaggaggaagacgGCGGCAGAAAGCCAGGCGAAAAGGAGTACGATGACGAGGGCGGCCTCATTGTTTGCCGC TTATCTGACAAGAGAAGAGTGACACTCTCTGAATTTAGAGGGAAGACTCTGGTTTCCATGAGGGAGTATTACAAGAAAGATGGCAAAGAACTTCCAACAGCCAAAG TATGTGTGCAGGAATAA
- the LOC125215545 gene encoding F-box protein SKIP8-like → MAVQVNEGATENGGVERQSGESMMEQLMPEITSHALSYLDYRSLCCLSMTNSHMRNAANDDYAWKALYRKDFTSEQDSVTPPNGWKAYYAATRAVVTTNAEFFRRVRERMVQVMGSRQILLGREDVAAFRIQDVRVRVLSNVAWLTMKVYLENVPGLFNMTNIYELRDGRWNMVHYHSSDLVWIGGGGHGHGQQPVHV, encoded by the exons ATGGCTGTGCAGGTGAATGAAGGTGCGACTGAAAATGGTGGTGTGGAGAGACAGTCGGGGGAGTCGATGATGGAGCAACTGATGCCTGAGATCACTTCGCATGCCCTGAGTTACTTGGATTATCGGAGCCTCTGTTGTCTCTCCATGACAAATTCGCACATGCGCAATGCTGCCAATGATGACTATGCCTGGAAGGCGCTTTACCGTAAG GATTTCACTTCGGAACAAGACAGTGTAACCCCACCTAATGGGTGGAAAGCATATTATGCTGCTACAAGAGCTGTTGTTACGACAAATGCTGAATTTTTTAGGAGGGTCAGGGAAAGAATGGTTCAAG TGATGGGGAGCAGGCAGATATTACTTGGCAGGGAGGATGTGGCTGCTTTCCGGATACAAGATGTGAGGGTTCGTGTATTGTCAAATGTGGCTTGGCTGACGATGAAAGTGTATCTTGAGAACGTACCTGGTCTGTTCAATATGACGAATATATATGAATTGCGCGATGGAAGATGGAACATGGTGCACTACCACTCCTCGGATTTAGTGTGGATTGGAGGAGGTGGGCATGGCCATGGGCAACAACCTGTGCATGTGTAG
- the LOC125214495 gene encoding probable inactive ATP-dependent zinc metalloprotease FTSHI 1, chloroplastic produces the protein MYSAPLGTSKPLIHFPTVFPSQRTRKNLYFSLKPAKRVQLNCHPRVFIPKASSNSTSSANSGAGDEDFVARVLRENPSQIEPKYLIGDKLYTLKEKESLSKKGFNERVQGIMNRLNLKALVGGSVKESGGDVKPETEVYLKDLLREYKGKLFVPEQVFVGNISEEDEFDKNVKELPKMSYDDFRKYMNSDKVKLVSFKEDGGVLYGDALYRDFVVDLKEIPGETSLHRTKWAMRLDEEQVQDLLETYDGPRKEVEKQTLAWVGKLPEYPHPIASKISSRVMVELGMLTAAMAAAAVVVGGFLASAVFAATTFVFGVAAYVIWPLTKPFLKLFLGLTFGVLERIWDNLAEYLGDGAVTSKLYELYTFGGVSASIEMLKPIMLVFVTMVLLVRFTLSRRPKNFRKWDIWQGIEFSQSKPQARVDGSTGVMFNDVAGIEEAVEELQELVRYLKNPELFDKMGIKPPHGVLLEGPPGCGKTLVAKAIAGEAGVPFYQMAGSEFVEVLVGVGSARIRDLFKRAKVNKPSVIFIDEIDALATRRQGAFQESSDDMYNAFTQERETTLNQLLIELDGFDTGKGVIFLGATNRMDLLDPALLRPGRFDRKIRIRPPNAKGRLEILKVHARKVKLSNTVDLSTYANNLPGWSGAKLAQLLQEAALVAVRKSHTAILQSDMDDAVDRLTVGPKRVGIDLGHQGQCRRATVEVGTALTSHLLRRCENAKVERCDRVSIDPRGQTLSQVIFHRLDDESYIFERYPQLLHRLQVLLGGRAAEEVIFGRDTSKASVSYLADASWLARKIISIWNLENPMTVHGEPPPWRKRSKFVGPRIDFEGSLYDDYDLIEPPVNFKMDDDIARRTEKLMHDMYGKTVSLLKKHNAALLKTVKVLVDQRELTGEEIDFIIENYPPQTPTSLVLEEREPGSLPLFQQDVGETEELEYTMLNS, from the exons ATGTATTCCGCACCGTTGGGAACTTCTAAGCCATTGATTCATTTTCCCACGGTATTCCCCAGTCAAAGAACTCGAaagaatttgtatttttcCCTGAAACCCGCCAAAAGAGTGCAGCTTAATTGCCACCCACGTGTTTTTATACCGAAAGCTAGTTCCAATTCGACCTCGTCGGCGAATTCGGGTGCTGGAGATGAGGATTTTGTAGCCAGGGTTTTGAGGGAAAACCCCAGCCAAATTGAACCCAAGTATTTGATTGGGGATAAATTGTACACGTTGAAAGAGAAGGAGAGCCTGAGTAAAAAGGGTTTCAATGAGAGAGTTCAGGGGATTATGAATAGGTTGAATTTGAAGGCATTGGTGGGTGGAAGTGTTAAGGAGAGTGGCGGTGATGTGAAGCCGGAGACGGAGGTGTATTTGAAGGATTTGTTAAGGGAGTACAAAGGGAAGCTCTTTGTACCGGAGCAGGTTTTTGTGGGCAATATATCTGAAGAAGACGAGTTCGATAAGAATGTGAAGGAGTTGCCCAAAATGAGCTATGATGATTTTAGGAAGTATATGAATAGTGATAAGGTGAAGTTGGTGAGTTTTAAGGAGGATGGCGGGGTTCTATATGGTGACGCTCTTTACAGGGATTTCGTTGTTGATTTGAAAGAAATTCCTGGAGAAACAAGCTTGCACCGAACTAAATG GGCTATGAGACTGGATGAAGAACAAGTGCAAGATCTTCTGGAGACATATGATGGACCACGGAAAGAAGTAGAGAAGCAAACACTG GCCTGGGTTGGAAAGCTGCCAGAATATCCTCATCCTATAGCTTCAAAGATTTCCAGCAGGGTGATGGTTGAACTTGGGATGCTGACTGCTGCAATGGCTGCAGCTGCAGTTGTAGTCGGGGGATTTTTGGCTTCTGCAGTATTTGCTGCTACCACCTTTGTCTTTGGTGTAGCTGCATATGTCATATGGCCTCTGACCAAGCCATTTCTCAAGCTATTTTTAGGTCTTACATTTGGGGTTCTAGAAAGAATCTGGGATAATCTTGCTGAATATCTTGGAGATGGAGCAGTTACATCAAAACTATATGAGCTCTACACTTTTGGTGGGGTCTCTGCCAGTATTGAGATGCTAAAGCCAATCATGTTGGTCTTTGTGACAATGGTGCTTCTTGTTCGTTTCACCCTATCTAGAAGACCTAAGAATTTCAGAAAATGG GATATATGGCAAGGCATTGAATTCTCTCAGTCAAAGCCACAAGCCCGTGTTGAT GGTTCCACCGGAGTCATGtttaatgatgtggcaggCATTGAGGAAGCAGTGGAAGAGCTCCAGGAG TTGGTTAGATACCTAAAGAATCCTGAGCTATTTGATAAAATGGGAATAAAACCTCCTCATGGAGTACTACTTGAGGGCCCTCCTGGATGTGGCAAG ACACTAGTTGCAAAAGCCATAGCTGGTGAAGCCGGTGTTCCATTTTATCAAATGGCTGGATCGGAATTTGTTGAAGTACTAGTTGGTGTTGGTTCTGCTCGTATCAGGGACTTATTTAAGAGAGCAAAG GTCAATAAACCATCGGTCATTTTTATTGACGAAATTGATGCACTGGCCACAAG GCGACAGGGAGCATTCCAAGAATCATCAGATGACATGTACAATGCATTTACTCAAGAAAGGGAGACTACATTGAACCAGCTCTTGATAGAACTAGATGGATTTGATACAGGCAAAGGTGTTATATTTTTGGGTGCCACCAACAGGATGGATTTGCTAGATCCTGCCCTTCTTCGTCCTGGTCGCTTTGATCGTAAG ATAAGAATCCGTCCTCCAAATGCAAAAGGGAGATTGGAAATTCTAAAAGTTCATGCACGGAAAGTGAAACTATCAAATACTGTCGATTTGTCGACCTATGCAAACAACCTGCCAG GGTGGTCAGGTGCAAAGTTGGCACAACTTCTCCAAGAGGCTGCTCTTGTGGCAGTGAGGAAAAGTCATACTGCTATTCTTCAGTCAGATATGGATGATGCAGTTGACCGTCTCACGGTGGGTCCTAAGCGTGTCGGGATAGACCTAGGTCATCAAGGACAATGTCGACGAGCTACTGTAGAAGTAGGGACTGCTTTGACTTCGCATCTGCTAAGGCGTTGTGAGAATGCAAAAGTTGAGCGTTGTGATCGTGTATCAATTGATCCTCGTGGACAG ACACTGTCCCAAGTTATATTTCACCGTCTTGATGATGAGTCATACATATTTGAGCGCTATCCTCAGTTATTACACCGCCTTCAG GTATTACTAGGAGGGAGAGCTGCTGAAGAAGTAATTTTTGGACGAGACACTTCTAAAGCATCAGTCAGTTATCTGGCTGATGCATCTTGGCTCGCTCGTAAGATAATCTCAAT ATGGAATTTGGAGAACCCAATGACAGTGCATGGCGAACCGCCTCCATGGAGAAAGAGAAGTAAATTTGTTGGTCCAAGAATCGACTTTGAGGGTTCTCTGTACGACGATTATGATCTGATCGAGCCTCCTGTCAACTTTAAAATGGATGACGACATTGCAAGGAGGACGGAGAAGCTAATGCATGATATGTATGGAAAGACTGTTTCATTGCTTAAGAAGCACAATGCTGCTTTACTCAAAACGGTTAAG GTCCTTGTTGATCAGAGAGAGCTTACAGGGGAAGAGATCGATTTTATTATTGAGAATTATCCTCCGCAGACGCCTACGAGCCTCGTTTTGGAAGAAAGGGAACCAGGGAGCCTTCCATTGTTCCAACAAGATGTGGGTGAGACTGAAGAGTTGGAGTACACCATGCTGAATTCATGA